The Palleronia sp. THAF1 genome contains the following window.
CAAAGTGGAAACTGTCTAAATTGCTGCTAGCTGTTAGGCCGTAGCCAACGGCCCAGAACCTGCAAACCGCCAAGGAGATCTGCCCATGACCATCGAGGTCGGACAAGACAGCATGAACACCCGCCGCACGCTGGAAGCGGGCGGGTCATCGTTCGCATATTACGCGCTGGACGCAGCCCAGGATGCCGGTCTGGGCGATGTGTCCAAGCTGCCTAAATCGCTGAAAGTGCTGCTGGAAAACCTGCTACGCTTTGAAGACGGCGACACCGTCACCACCGATGACATCAAGGCTTTCGCCGACTGGGCGGCCAACGGCGGCAAGACCAACCGCGAAATCGCCTACCGCCCTGCCCGCGTCCTGATGCAGGACTTCACCGGCGTGCCCGCCGTGGTGGACCTTGCCGCCATGCGCGACGGCATCGTGAACCTTGGTGGCGATGCCCAGAAGATCAATCCGCTCAACCCCGTTGATCTTGTAATCGACCACTCGGTCATGATCGACGAGTTCGGCAACCCGCGCGCGTTCCAGCAGAACGTCGACCGCGAGTATGAGCGCAATATCGAACGCTACACCTTCCTCAAGTGGGGCCAAAAGGCGTTCCAGAACTTTCGCGTTGTCCCGCCCGGCACCGGCATCTGCCACCAGGTAAACCTTGAATACCTGTCGAAGACCGTCTGGTCCGACACCGATCAGAACGGTGATATGGTGGCCTATCCCGACACGCTGGTCGGTACCGACAGCCATACCACCATGGTCAACGGCGCGGCCGTTCTGGGCTGGGGCGTTGGCGGGATCGAGGCCGAGGCCGCGATGTTGGGTCAGCCTGTATCCATGCTGATCCCAGAGGTCGTCGGCTTCAAGCTGACCGGCGCGATGCCCGAAGGCACGACGGCGACGGACCTTGTGCTGAAGGTCTGCGAGATGCTGCGCGAAAAGGGCGTCGTTCAGAAGTTCGTCGAGTTCTACGGCGACGGGTTGGACAACGTGCCGCTCGCCGACCGCGCGACCATCGGCAACATGTCGCCCGAATTCGGCGGCACCTGTGCCTTCTTCCCGATCGACGACGAGACCTTGCGCTATCTGACGCAAACGGGCCGCGAGAAGGAAACGATCGAGCTGGTCGAAGCCTACGCCAAGGCTCAGGGCATGTGGCGCGAAGCGGGGGCAGAACCTGTCTTTACCGACACGCTGGAACTGGACATGGCGACGATCAAACCCGCCATTTCCGGCCCCAAGCACCCGCAGCAGCACATCGATCTCGATGCCGCAGCGACCGAGTTCCACGCGTATATCGGTGAGCAACGCAAAGGATCGGACAAGCCAGAGGACGAGCGTCGCGAAAAGCGGTGGGAAGCCGAAGGTGGCCAGCCCGCGCCCAAGGAAATCCCCGGCGACAAGGGCCAGCACAAGCGCGCCCATGTCACGATGGAAGACATCGACGGCGAAGAAAAGTCGTTCGAGTTGCACGACGGTTCTATCGTCATCGCCTCGATCACATCCTGCACCAACACGTCGAACCCCTACGTGATGATCGGCGCAGGCCTCGTGGCCCGCAAGGCGCGCGAGCTGGGTCTAGACCGAAAGCCGTGGGTGAAGACCTCGCTCGCTCCCGGCTCTCAGGTCGTGTCGTCGTACTTGGAAGCGGCTGGTCTTCAAGAAGACCTGAACGCCATCGGTTTCAACTTGGTGGGTTATGGCTGTACCACCTGCATCGGTAACTCTGGCCCGATCCCCGAGCCGCTTTCGAAGGCCATCAATGAGAACGACTTGATCGGCGTGTCGGTGCTTTCAGGCAACCGAAACTTCGAAGGCCGTATCAGCCCCGACGTGCGTGCCAACTACCTTGCCTCGCCCCCCCTTGTCGTCGCCTATGCGCTGGTCGGCGACATGAACGTCGACATCACGACCGAACCGCTGGGTCAGGACAAGGACGGCAATGACGTCTTCCTGAAGGACATCTGGCCCTCGCAGAAAGAGATCGCCGACCTCGTTGAGGCAACGGTCACGCGCGAGCGCTTCCAAGAGAAATACGCCGACGTCTTCGAAGGCGACGACAAATGGAAGGGCGTGGAAACCACCGACAGCCAGACCTACGACTGGCCCGCCGGTTCGACCTACGTGCAGAACCCGCCCTACTTCCAGGGTATGGGCCAAGAGCCGGGCACCATCAGCGACATCACTGATGCAAAGATGTTGGCGATGCTGGGCGACATGGTCACGACCGACCACATCAGCCCCGCAGGTTCGTTCAAGGAAACGGCGCCCGCTGGCCAATACTTGACAGAGCGTCAGGTACAGCCGCGCGAGTTCAACTCTTACGGCAGCCGTCGTGGCAATCACGAGGTGATGATGCGCGGCACCTTCGCCAACATCCGTATCCGCAACGAGATGCTGGACGGTGTAGAAGGTGGCTATACCAAGGGTCCGGACGGCGAGCAGATGTCGATCTACGATGCCGCGATGAAGCATCAGGAAAACGGCACTCCGCTGGTCATCGTCGCGGGTGAGCAGTACGGTGCTGGATCGTCGCGCGACTGGGCGGCAAAAGGCACCGCGCTTCTGGGCGTGAAGGCTGTGATCGCCGAAAGCTACGAGCGTATCCACCGCTCCAACCTTGTCGGTATGGGCGTGCTTCCGTTCGAGTTCACCGGTGGCGACAGCCGTGAAAGCCTGAAGCTGACCGGGGAAGAGACGTTCTCGATCACCGGTCTGGAGGGTGAGTTCAAACCGCAGGCCGAAGTGCCTTGCACGATCACCTATCCGGGTGGCGAGACGAAGGAGATTACCCTGAAGTCCCGCATCGATACCGGGATCGAGATCGATTACGTCAAGAACGGTGGCGTGCTGCACTACGTGCTGCGCCGTCTGGCGAACACCGCTAGCGCTGCCTGATACCAATCTTCACGAATTGGAAAGGCCCGCACCTTTGGTGCGGGCCTTTTTGCGTTCAGATGAACAGGCCAGTCACGAAATCACGCACCGTCTGTTCCAAGTGGGGAACGCCGCCGCCAACGGCGATTCCCACATACAGGAACATCAAACCGGCCGCGATCAAGGCTGGCCCCCCAACACCTCTCCGACCGCTGCGCCCCTCTGGGTCTGCCAGTCGAAACGCTCCGGTCAGCAAGGCAAAAGCCGTCAAAGCCACCAACAGGGGCGGTGCCGTGTCGATATAAGATGCGACGTTGGTCATGCCTTACGATAACGCCCGCGTTTGACCGTAGGGGGGCGATTTCAAGGCCGAGGCATCAACCCCGCGTTGGCGGTCCGCGCACAATGGGCCTGTGTCAGAAGGATCGATGCGCGCACGGCCCTCAATCGACCGACCATTTAGGCAAAAACACGGCAAAGCTTCGCGTCGCGGGTTTGGTGCGCTACCAAGGGTCATCGGAACAGGAGCCCGAATGCGACAGGCGATTCGACAAACGACAGCGCGATTGAATTGGCCCTTGCCGATGATCGAGACTGGCATGCTCGCCGTCGCCCTGATCTGGGCTGTCGCAGCCTAGTCGCCGCGGGCCTCTGCCAGTGCCGGCAGGATTGTCCGTTCCAGCGTGCGCTGGGTCACCGGCCCCGCAACGCGGGCCAAAACACGACCTTCGCCATCCACAACAAAGGTTTCCGGCACGCCGTAGACCCCCCAATCCCGCGCCGTGCGCCCGCTCGCGTCCTGAGCGGTCCCGGCATAAGGGTTGCCCAGTTCATCCAGGAAGTTCAGCGCGTTGTCTGGATCGTCCTTGTAGTTGATCCCATAGATCGGGACGCCCTCCTCTTCCGCCAAGGCTTCCAGATTCGGATGCTCGACGCGGCAAGGCGCGCACCAAGAGGCCCAGAAGTTCACCAATTTGACTCCATCGGCGTCGATGTCGGCGTCTGTTACGCCTTCCAGATCACCCAGTGCGAGAACGCTCAATTGCGGTGCTTCGCGCCCGACGAAAGCGGATGGCAAACCGTCGGGATCTTCGCGTTGCATTCCAGCATAGAACAGCCCCGCCAAACCCAAAAAGATGACGGGCGGAACGATGGCAAGGATCGGAAGTCTAGCCACGGCGCACCTCTGCCTTCTCGACCTGCTGGGCGACCCGTCGGGCGCGCAGGACGGAAATCACAACCAGACCCGCGATCAAAACGGCGCTGATCCCGTAGGCCAATCCAACCTCTAACGCGTATTTTCCAAGATCAGGCATCGGCCATCCTCTCGCGCAACCGCATGGCATGCAGTCGTCGGGCGCGTATCTCTGTTCGGGTGCGCAGCAGCACCAAAGCGATGAACAGCGCCACAAATCCAGCGATACACACCAAAAGCGGGTGGTAGAACACGTCCGCCACGTTCTCTTCGGCATCTAGCGACAGGGACGCGCCTTGGTGCAGTCCCTGGTTCCAGAAGTTCACCGCGTAGCGTGACAACACGGCGAAGACGCTGCCTACCAAGCACAAGACGCTGGTCAGGTCGGCAGCCGTGTCGGGATCTTCGATCGCTTCCCACAGCGCCATGTAGCCCAAGTAAAACAGGAACAGGATCAGGAACGAAGTCAGCCGCGGGTCCCACGCCCACCATGTGCCCCACATCGGCTGGCCCCAAACCGCGCCGGTCACCAAGGCGACCAAGGTCATCGTCACGCCGACCGGGGCCGCCGCACGGGCCGCAAGCGCGCTGACGTGGTGGCGACGGATCAGCCAGATCAGGGACGCGACGAGCATCATGAACCACGCATTGATCGCCAGCAGCGCAGAGGGCACGTGCAGGTAAATGATCTTGACCGTCGCGCCCTGTCGGTAGTCGTCGGGGGTGAAGAAAAAGCCCCAGATCAGGCCGCCCGCAAGGCAAAGGCCCGCGATCCAGAATGCCGCCCGCATGGGCAGCGCGGTTACGGCCAGGAAGCGCGTGGGGTTTGCGAAGGACCAGAACGACATACGTTTCATCTATCCACAGTTTCGAAGGGTGCCAAGTGGACGGCTTGTCACGATATGGTCGGTTGGTGAAAGCAAGTGAAAGCTATTCGAACCTCTGCGATCCGCGACGGAAGCTCTCATCGCAAGCTCACCCTCAACGCCGCCGCCGCCGCGAAGGGCAAGCCCGCCAGACACCCCAGCGTCACCGCCCCCAGCAGTGCCAGCGGCGTTCCCGCCGCGATGCCTTCCGCGCCGCGACGTGCCACGTCCGCACCGAAAACCAGCGTCGGAATATAAAGCGGCAGGACCAATAGAGACAGCAACAGCCCCCCGCGCCGCACCCCCACTGTCAGCGCCGCGCCGAAGCAACCGATCAGCGACAGGGCCGGGGTGCCCAACGCCAGCGATACCGTCAGCCAAAAATGGCCCGGCCACGGAAGGCTAAGAAACACCCCCAACGCGCCGCCGGCCAATGACAACGGCAGGCCCGTCGTCAGCCAATGCGCCACGGCTTTACTAAGGCACAGGGCTTCGAGCGGCAAAGGCGCTGTGGCCAGCAAATCCAGAGCGCCATCTTCCCGGTCCAGAGCGAAGATCCGGTCTAGCGAAAGAAGGCACGCAAGAAGAGCCGCGATCCACAGGATACCGGGTGCGATGGGTGCCAATCGTGCGGTCTCAGGCCCAACGCCGAACGGTACCAGCACCACGACGATCAGGAAGAACGCCAATCCCAGCCCGAAACCGCCGCCAGAGCGAATAGCGAGGGTTAGGTCTCGGCCGATCAGCCTCAGCATCTCTTTGCTTTCTCAAATACCCAGCCCGACCGGATCACGCGAACAGGTCCATCGCAGAGGCGGTGGCGCGATAGGGCGTCACGTCCAGAACGTCGCCTTCCAACCCAAGGTCGATATGCGTGGCGATTACTGCGATACCGCCCTGACCCAGATGCGCGCGCACCAGATCGGCGAACCGCCCCGTGTTTACGGTGTCAAGCGATACAGTGGGCTCATCGAGGCACCAGATCGAACGGCCCGTCACGACCAGCCGCGCCAGACCAAGCCGTCGCGCCTGACCCGCCGAAAGGTGCTGTGCTAGACGATCCTCAAGCCGCTCCAGATCGAACGCGGCCAGGGCGTCGTTTATCCCGGATTGGCCGTGCAAACCGGCCCAGAATGACAGGTTCTCTTCGACTGTCAGCGTGCCTTTCATTCCGTCGCGATGCCCGGCATAGGCCACGGCGTCGGGGCCCGGAGTGACGGACCCCGCATAGGCCCCCTGCAAGCCTGCGATGGTGCGCAGTAGGGTTGTCTTCCCTGCCCCATTCGGCCCGCGGAGGATCAGCGCGCGCCCCGGTTCAACAGTAAACGAAAGCTCCGCCAAGACAGGAATGCCCCCGCGACCGACGGCAAGATCGCGGGCCTTTAGCGTCACGTCGGCAGAAGCGCGGCGCCGATGCGACGCCCTTCGCCGACCAGCACATTGTAGGTCCGGCACGCCTGCGCCGAGGCCATAAGCTCGACCCCAAGGCCAGCAACCTCCAGCTCGCGCCGAAACGCCTCTGGCACGTGGCTGATCTCGGTTCCTGTCCCCACAAGGATAATGTCGATTCGCTCTGCCGCAGCGGTGATCGGCGCAGTGTCCCACGCCTGCCAGCCGTGCACGCCGCCGGGCAGGATCAGTACGGCACCATCATGTAGCTTGCCTCCGATACGAAAGAAGCCGGGGCCGTAGCCGTCGATGGGTGTGCCTTCGTGGTATTCGGTTTCGTGCAGGTTCATGCCGCCTCCGGTCTAGTCCATCTGGGCGAATTGGTTGCCCTCTGTCTTGTCCGGCTTCGACCAGTCGCGCTTCACGCCAAGGAAAAGAACGATGTTCTTGGCCACGAAGACCGACGAATACGTGCCGACAATCACGCCCCAAGCAATCGCGAAGACGAAACCTCGGATCACGTCACCGCCCAACACCAACAGTGCGATCAGTGCCACCAACGTCGTGCCCGAGGTCATTACTGTCCGGCTCAACGTCTCGTTCACCGACAGGTTCATCACATCGCGTAGGTCCCGCGATTTGTACTTGATCAGGTTCTCGCGCAGACGGTCGAAGATCACCACGGTGTCGTTGATCGAATAGCCGATGATCGTGAGGATCGCTGCAATGGTCGCCAGATCGAACTGGATCTGCAGAATCGAGAAGATGCCAATGGTCAGCACCACGTCGTGGAACAGAGCGGCGACCGCGCCGACAGAGAATTGCCATTCGAAGCGCAGCCAGATGTAGAACAGGATCGCCGCCAGAGATGCGGCAACGGCCAGAAACGCGGCCTGAATCAACTCGCCAGACACTTTAGGGCCAACCGATTCGACGGATGTGAACTCCAACGTCGGTGCGACGTCCTGCAAAGCCGCCTGCACACGCTCAATGGTTTCGGGCGTGACCGCCTCTGCACCGTCCTGTGCGGCTATGCGCACCATGGCGACGTTCTCATCCGGCCCGAAGGTCGGATCGAAGACCTCTGAAATCACCACATCGCCAAGGTCCAAGCCCCCCAACGCGTCGCGATACTCGGACACGACGACGGTCTCTTCCGCCTGCGTGCGGATCGTGGTGCCGCCCTGGAAATCGATACCGAAGTTTAGCCCTAGCGCCAGCCACGCGACCAGCGACAATACAATGGCCACGCAGGACGCCCCGAAGGTCGCCCGCGCGTATTTGAAGAAATCCCAATCGGTATTCTCGGGGACAAGTTTCAATCGCATGGTATCAGACCTCCAAGGTCTTGGGACGGCGGCGGTCGAACCACGCAACGACAATGGCGCGCGTCACAAAGATCGCCGTGAAGACAGAGGTTATGATGCCGATCCCCAACGTCACCGCGAACCCGCGCACGGGGCCAGAGCCCAGCGTGAACAGGATCGTCGCAATGATGAAAGTGGTGATGTTGGCATCCACGATGGCAGACAGCGCACGCTCATATCCAAGCTGGATGGCGCGTGACGGCCCCTTGGCCGTCTTCGCTTCCTCGCGGATACGCTCGAACACCAGCACGTTGGCGTCCACCGCCATACCAATGGTCAGTACGATCCCGGCGATACCCGGCAATGTCAGCGTAGCTCCGATCAGCGACAGGAGTCCGAAGATCAGACCCACGTTGATGATCAGCGCGATGTTGGCGAACAGACCGAACAGTCCGTAGCTGGCCCAGATCATCGCCATCACCAGAACGAATGCCACGAGGCAGGCGATACGGCCCGCGTCGATACTGTCCTGCCCCAGTTCCGGCCCGATGGTGCGCTCTTCAAGGAATGTCAGCTCGGCGGGCAGCGCGCCCGCGCGCAGCAGAACGGCAAGCTCGGTTGCCTCTTCGACGGTGAAATTGCCGGTGATAATGCCCGAACCGCCCGGAATATGGCTTTGGATCACCGGTGCAGAGATCACTTCTTCATCCAGGACGATGGCGAAGGGCGAGCCGATGTTCTCCAGCGTGTAGTCGCCGAAACGCCGCGCGCCGGATGGATTGAATCGGAAACTCACCGCCGGGGCGCCGTTTTGATCGAAGGACGGCTGCGCATCCACCAGATCCTCACCCGATACGACCGGCGAGCGCTCCAGTACATAATTGGTGCCCGACTGATCGATGGAGGGGTAAACCACGTTGCCCACCCCGGCATTCGTGTTCGCGTCGTCGGTCCGGTTCACGACCGGATTGAAGGTCAGCTGCGCAGTCGTGCCGATCAGCGCCTTCAGCTCCGCCGCCGAGCCGATGCCCGGCACCTGAATTAGAACGCGGTCGTCGCCCTGTCGCTGGATCGTCGGCTCCCGTGTGCCGACCTCATCCACGCGGCGACGCACGATTTCCACCGTCTGCTGCAGCGTCCGGCTGTCGGTCGCGGCGCGTTCGGCCTCTGACAACTGCACGCGGATCACGGCGGTATCGCCGGTCACTTCAAGATCGCTGGTCCCGCCACCGGTCAGGGACGCGACTGGCTGCGCGAGACCGCGCACCAGTTCCAGTGCTTCCGGCAACCCCTCGGGGCGGCTGATGCGCACTTCGAGCACGGCACCGCCATCGTCCAGACGGCGGATCGTGCCGACCGTATCGCGGGCGTCGCGCAGAGTGTCGCGCACCTCGGGCCACATCCCGTCGATCCGCTGGGCGTAGACCTGATCGACCTGCACTTCGGCCAGTAGATGCGCCCCGCCCCGCAGGTCGAGGCCAAGGTTCACAAGACCCGACGGCATCCATTCGGGCCAGCCACCGGCTGCTGCGGTCCGCTCTGGCGTCGCACCCATCTGCACGATCTCGGCGCGCGCATCGTTGGCCTGCTCGACCCGTCCGTAAAACAGGTTCGGCAGCGCCAGAACGAGGCCGACAAGGACCAGGCCCCAGATGACGAGGCGCTTCCAAAGCGGAAATTGCAGCATTTCAGGCCTCGGCCGGCTCGGTCTTGGAACGCACTTGGGCGATGGTCGACTTGATCACGCGAACCTTCACATTGTCTGCCAGTTCAACCTCGGCCTCACCTTCGTGAACCTTCACGACCTTGCCGACCAGGCCACCGGCGGTGACGATCTGATCGCCCCGGCGCAGCGCCTCGACCATCTTCTGATGCTCTTTGACCTTCTTCTGCTGCGGACGGATCAGCAGGAAATACATGATCGCGAAGATCAGAATCAGCGGAACGAAAGAGCCAAGCGCCCCCCCGATACCGCCACCGGCGGCCTGCGCGTATGCGGGCGAAACAAGCATGGAAATATCCCTCGTCTGCGGGGCGCGACAGGCCCCCGTGGCAAATCGATTTCGTCCTATCTGTGGCCCCACGGCTTGTCCAGCAAGGGGACCGCGCCCTTCGACGCCGGTAGATCGGTTCCGCAGTTGGCCCGAAACGGCAAACTTTCGCCGCATTGTTTACATAACGGTTGCTCGAACCGCCCGAATCGGGAAGGTTCCATCACAAACGTGAAACAATCACGTCAACGACCGACAATCGGCACAAGGGACATCACCACATGATAATCGGCAACGGGTCCTTCGGCCTTCGGCTTCCTGCGCTTTGTGCGACCCTTCTGATCGTTGCCGCCTGTGGCGCCAGAGCCCCAGAGGTCACGCGCGCCGCACCGAACTTCGGCCTCAGCCAGACGCTTCTGACCCAAGCCGTCCAAACCGCAACACAAATGCGCCAGGCTGGGCAACGCGTGTGGTGCGTGCCGTTCGCACGCAACGCCTCGGGCATCCAGATCCGTGGCGATGCGCACACCTGGTGGGCGTCGGCGACTGAGACGCCGGGCGTAATGCGCACGCAGACCCCGGTAAATGGCGCGGTCATGGTATTTTCGAAGTCCAGCCGCCTGAACCGGGGGCATGTGGCCGTCGTATCTGGCGTCGATGGCCCCCGCGCCATTCGCATCCACCACGCGAACTGGAAGAAGAACCACGTGTCGCTCGACATGAAGGTCATCGACATTTCGGACAACAACGACTGGTCCCGCGTACGCGTCGAAAGCGTGCCGGGCGCGTTCGGCAGCCCCTATAGCGTATCGGGGTTCATCGCGAAAACAGGCGTCGCATCCTGACCCTTCACCACGCGTGAAACATCCGGCATACGGGGCCCAAGCGAAGGAGCCCCCCATGCACGACATCCGCCTGATCCGCGACGACCCCGCCAGCTTTGACGCCGCAATGGCGCGCCGGGGGATATCGAACGCCTCTGCGCCCCTGCTGGCGCTTGACGCCGCGCGCCGCGCCGCGATCCATGCCGCCGAGACGGCCAAGGCCGAACAGAACGCCGCCTCCAAGCAGGTCGGTGCCGCCAAGGCCGCCGGGGACGACGCGAGGTTCGAGGAACTGCGCGCAGAGGTCGCGCAGAAGAAGGCAGAGGTCGCCGATCAGGAGCAGGCCGCCCGTGAAAAGGACGCCGAGCTGATCCAGCAGCTGATGGCCCTGCCCAACGTCATGGCTGCGGACGTGCCCGAAGGCGCGTCCGAGGACGACAACGTCGAGGTCAAGACCCACGGCACCCCGCCCGACATGCCCTGGGCGCGCGAACACTTCGACATCCCCTCCGTCGCACCCCACTTGGACTTCGAAACGGCGGCGAAGCTCTCCGGCTCGCGCTTCGCGCTGCTCTCCGGCCCCGTCGCGCGCCTGCACCGGGCGCTGGCGCAGTTCATGCTCGACACCCACATCGACCAGAACGGCCTAACAGAGATGAACCCGCCCGTTCTGGTGCGGGACGAGGCCATGCAGGGCACCGGCCAACTGCCCAAGTTCGGGGAAGACAGCTATCAGACCACGAACGGCTGGTGGCTGATCCCCACGGCAGAGGTGCCGCTGACCAACACGGTCGCGGGTCAGACGCTGGACGCCGCCACCCTGCCCCGCCGCATGGTGGCCCACACCCTGTGCTTCAGGTCAGAGGCCGGATCCGCGGGCAAGGACACCGCCGGGATGCTGCGCCAGCACCAGTTCGAAAAGGTCGAGATGGTCTCGGTTACGCACCCGGATCATTCCGACGACGAA
Protein-coding sequences here:
- a CDS encoding CHAP domain-containing protein; this translates as MIIGNGSFGLRLPALCATLLIVAACGARAPEVTRAAPNFGLSQTLLTQAVQTATQMRQAGQRVWCVPFARNASGIQIRGDAHTWWASATETPGVMRTQTPVNGAVMVFSKSSRLNRGHVAVVSGVDGPRAIRIHHANWKKNHVSLDMKVIDISDNNDWSRVRVESVPGAFGSPYSVSGFIAKTGVAS
- the acnA gene encoding aconitate hydratase AcnA, giving the protein MTIEVGQDSMNTRRTLEAGGSSFAYYALDAAQDAGLGDVSKLPKSLKVLLENLLRFEDGDTVTTDDIKAFADWAANGGKTNREIAYRPARVLMQDFTGVPAVVDLAAMRDGIVNLGGDAQKINPLNPVDLVIDHSVMIDEFGNPRAFQQNVDREYERNIERYTFLKWGQKAFQNFRVVPPGTGICHQVNLEYLSKTVWSDTDQNGDMVAYPDTLVGTDSHTTMVNGAAVLGWGVGGIEAEAAMLGQPVSMLIPEVVGFKLTGAMPEGTTATDLVLKVCEMLREKGVVQKFVEFYGDGLDNVPLADRATIGNMSPEFGGTCAFFPIDDETLRYLTQTGREKETIELVEAYAKAQGMWREAGAEPVFTDTLELDMATIKPAISGPKHPQQHIDLDAAATEFHAYIGEQRKGSDKPEDERREKRWEAEGGQPAPKEIPGDKGQHKRAHVTMEDIDGEEKSFELHDGSIVIASITSCTNTSNPYVMIGAGLVARKARELGLDRKPWVKTSLAPGSQVVSSYLEAAGLQEDLNAIGFNLVGYGCTTCIGNSGPIPEPLSKAINENDLIGVSVLSGNRNFEGRISPDVRANYLASPPLVVAYALVGDMNVDITTEPLGQDKDGNDVFLKDIWPSQKEIADLVEATVTRERFQEKYADVFEGDDKWKGVETTDSQTYDWPAGSTYVQNPPYFQGMGQEPGTISDITDAKMLAMLGDMVTTDHISPAGSFKETAPAGQYLTERQVQPREFNSYGSRRGNHEVMMRGTFANIRIRNEMLDGVEGGYTKGPDGEQMSIYDAAMKHQENGTPLVIVAGEQYGAGSSRDWAAKGTALLGVKAVIAESYERIHRSNLVGMGVLPFEFTGGDSRESLKLTGEETFSITGLEGEFKPQAEVPCTITYPGGETKEITLKSRIDTGIEIDYVKNGGVLHYVLRRLANTASAA
- the ccmA gene encoding heme ABC exporter ATP-binding protein CcmA: MTLKARDLAVGRGGIPVLAELSFTVEPGRALILRGPNGAGKTTLLRTIAGLQGAYAGSVTPGPDAVAYAGHRDGMKGTLTVEENLSFWAGLHGQSGINDALAAFDLERLEDRLAQHLSAGQARRLGLARLVVTGRSIWCLDEPTVSLDTVNTGRFADLVRAHLGQGGIAVIATHIDLGLEGDVLDVTPYRATASAMDLFA
- a CDS encoding heme ABC transporter permease, with translation MSFWSFANPTRFLAVTALPMRAAFWIAGLCLAGGLIWGFFFTPDDYRQGATVKIIYLHVPSALLAINAWFMMLVASLIWLIRRHHVSALAARAAAPVGVTMTLVALVTGAVWGQPMWGTWWAWDPRLTSFLILFLFYLGYMALWEAIEDPDTAADLTSVLCLVGSVFAVLSRYAVNFWNQGLHQGASLSLDAEENVADVFYHPLLVCIAGFVALFIALVLLRTRTEIRARRLHAMRLRERMADA
- a CDS encoding DsbE family thiol:disulfide interchange protein; protein product: MARLPILAIVPPVIFLGLAGLFYAGMQREDPDGLPSAFVGREAPQLSVLALGDLEGVTDADIDADGVKLVNFWASWCAPCRVEHPNLEALAEEEGVPIYGINYKDDPDNALNFLDELGNPYAGTAQDASGRTARDWGVYGVPETFVVDGEGRVLARVAGPVTQRTLERTILPALAEARGD
- the secD gene encoding protein translocase subunit SecD, with amino-acid sequence MLQFPLWKRLVIWGLVLVGLVLALPNLFYGRVEQANDARAEIVQMGATPERTAAAGGWPEWMPSGLVNLGLDLRGGAHLLAEVQVDQVYAQRIDGMWPEVRDTLRDARDTVGTIRRLDDGGAVLEVRISRPEGLPEALELVRGLAQPVASLTGGGTSDLEVTGDTAVIRVQLSEAERAATDSRTLQQTVEIVRRRVDEVGTREPTIQRQGDDRVLIQVPGIGSAAELKALIGTTAQLTFNPVVNRTDDANTNAGVGNVVYPSIDQSGTNYVLERSPVVSGEDLVDAQPSFDQNGAPAVSFRFNPSGARRFGDYTLENIGSPFAIVLDEEVISAPVIQSHIPGGSGIITGNFTVEEATELAVLLRAGALPAELTFLEERTIGPELGQDSIDAGRIACLVAFVLVMAMIWASYGLFGLFANIALIINVGLIFGLLSLIGATLTLPGIAGIVLTIGMAVDANVLVFERIREEAKTAKGPSRAIQLGYERALSAIVDANITTFIIATILFTLGSGPVRGFAVTLGIGIITSVFTAIFVTRAIVVAWFDRRRPKTLEV
- the yajC gene encoding preprotein translocase subunit YajC codes for the protein MLVSPAYAQAAGGGIGGALGSFVPLILIFAIMYFLLIRPQQKKVKEHQKMVEALRRGDQIVTAGGLVGKVVKVHEGEAEVELADNVKVRVIKSTIAQVRSKTEPAEA
- the ccmD gene encoding heme exporter protein CcmD, encoding MPDLGKYALEVGLAYGISAVLIAGLVVISVLRARRVAQQVEKAEVRRG
- the ccmB gene encoding heme exporter protein CcmB — protein: MLRLIGRDLTLAIRSGGGFGLGLAFFLIVVVLVPFGVGPETARLAPIAPGILWIAALLACLLSLDRIFALDREDGALDLLATAPLPLEALCLSKAVAHWLTTGLPLSLAGGALGVFLSLPWPGHFWLTVSLALGTPALSLIGCFGAALTVGVRRGGLLLSLLVLPLYIPTLVFGADVARRGAEGIAAGTPLALLGAVTLGCLAGLPFAAAAALRVSLR
- the secF gene encoding protein translocase subunit SecF → MRLKLVPENTDWDFFKYARATFGASCVAIVLSLVAWLALGLNFGIDFQGGTTIRTQAEETVVVSEYRDALGGLDLGDVVISEVFDPTFGPDENVAMVRIAAQDGAEAVTPETIERVQAALQDVAPTLEFTSVESVGPKVSGELIQAAFLAVAASLAAILFYIWLRFEWQFSVGAVAALFHDVVLTIGIFSILQIQFDLATIAAILTIIGYSINDTVVIFDRLRENLIKYKSRDLRDVMNLSVNETLSRTVMTSGTTLVALIALLVLGGDVIRGFVFAIAWGVIVGTYSSVFVAKNIVLFLGVKRDWSKPDKTEGNQFAQMD
- a CDS encoding Mth938-like domain-containing protein; amino-acid sequence: MNLHETEYHEGTPIDGYGPGFFRIGGKLHDGAVLILPGGVHGWQAWDTAPITAAAERIDIILVGTGTEISHVPEAFRRELEVAGLGVELMASAQACRTYNVLVGEGRRIGAALLPT
- the serS gene encoding serine--tRNA ligase, whose translation is MHDIRLIRDDPASFDAAMARRGISNASAPLLALDAARRAAIHAAETAKAEQNAASKQVGAAKAAGDDARFEELRAEVAQKKAEVADQEQAAREKDAELIQQLMALPNVMAADVPEGASEDDNVEVKTHGTPPDMPWAREHFDIPSVAPHLDFETAAKLSGSRFALLSGPVARLHRALAQFMLDTHIDQNGLTEMNPPVLVRDEAMQGTGQLPKFGEDSYQTTNGWWLIPTAEVPLTNTVAGQTLDAATLPRRMVAHTLCFRSEAGSAGKDTAGMLRQHQFEKVEMVSVTHPDHSDDEQLRMLACAEGILEALKLPYRTVKLCDGDTGFGARRTFDIEVWLPGQNRYREISSVSNCWDFQARRMNARFKPEDGGKPQFLHTLNGSGLAIGRALIAVLENYQQKDGTVEVPEVLRGYVKFI